A genomic window from Gammaproteobacteria bacterium includes:
- the polA gene encoding DNA polymerase I has product MPEKLVLVDGSSYLHRAYNALPELTGPAGQPTGAVYGVVNMLRSLLRQEKPDRFAVIFDARGKTFRHEMFPDYKAHRPPTPPDLRAQVDALFRVIKAFGYPLLQVGGVEADDVIGTLAHRGAQHGFAVVISTCDKDMTQLLAERITMTDTMKGEKVDAAAVMKKFGVAPGQVADFLALTGDTSDNIPGVRGVGPKTAAKWLAEYGTLDGVIENADKVKGKAGETLRATAPTLPLYLELTTIRRDVELDTEPDALTMRDPDTDALRALYEEFGFTSWLRNLGHPAAAADGDGAAGSAADTAAAAAAEPAAAHPGYRLILTRETLQEWLDKLQAADDFAFDTETTGLDYMHAEIVGLSFAVGEGEAAYLPLAHDYEGAPAQLPREETLGQLRPLLESAKHGKIGHNLKYDREVLVNHGIHLDGIRHDSMLESYVYNSVAARHDLAGLCEKYLGVRATRYEDIAGKGVKQKPFNRVALRTACDYAAADADLSLRLHRFLQPRLERESGPASVYRDIEMPLLPVLADIERKGVLIAPEPLKRQSAELSDGMEEISRQAFELAGREFNMDSPKQIQEILFEEAGLPVTRKTPKGQPSTAEDVLQELAVDYELPRAILEFRSLSKLKSTYTDKLPAMTDAASGRVHTCYHQAVTATGRLSSSDPNLQNIPVRTAQGRRIRRAFIAPDGCQLIAADYSQIEMRIMAHLSRDKNLLKVFERGGDIHTATAAEVFSVKPDKVAPDQRRIAKAINFGLIYGMSAFGLAKQLGLARGAAQEYVNAYFARYPGVESYMERTRKEARERGYVETIFGRRLYLPEINAKNVHRRRYAERTAINAPMQGSAADIIKRAMTDLHAWLKRKGKGAAIIMQVHDELVLEAAQDRVEEVITQCRKRMSAAADLAVPLTVDAAAADNWDEAH; this is encoded by the coding sequence ATGCCTGAGAAACTTGTTCTGGTGGACGGCTCGTCCTATCTGCACCGCGCGTACAACGCGCTGCCGGAGTTGACCGGCCCCGCCGGCCAGCCGACCGGCGCGGTGTACGGCGTCGTCAACATGCTGCGCTCGCTGCTGCGGCAGGAAAAGCCGGACCGCTTCGCGGTGATATTCGACGCGCGCGGCAAGACCTTCCGCCACGAGATGTTCCCCGACTACAAGGCGCACCGCCCGCCGACGCCGCCGGATTTGAGGGCGCAGGTGGATGCGCTGTTTCGCGTTATCAAGGCGTTCGGCTACCCGCTGCTGCAAGTCGGCGGCGTCGAGGCCGACGATGTCATCGGCACGCTCGCGCACAGGGGCGCGCAGCACGGCTTCGCCGTCGTCATCTCGACCTGCGACAAGGACATGACGCAACTGCTCGCCGAGCGCATCACGATGACGGACACGATGAAGGGCGAGAAGGTGGACGCCGCCGCCGTGATGAAAAAATTCGGCGTCGCCCCCGGCCAGGTCGCCGATTTTCTCGCGCTGACCGGCGACACATCCGACAACATTCCGGGCGTGCGCGGCGTCGGCCCGAAAACCGCGGCGAAGTGGCTCGCCGAATACGGCACGCTCGACGGCGTGATTGAAAATGCCGACAAGGTCAAGGGCAAGGCGGGGGAAACGCTGCGCGCGACGGCGCCGACGCTGCCGCTCTACCTGGAACTGACGACCATCCGCCGCGATGTGGAACTTGACACCGAGCCGGACGCGCTGACAATGCGCGACCCCGACACCGACGCGCTGCGTGCGCTGTATGAGGAATTCGGATTCACTTCATGGCTCAGGAACCTGGGGCATCCGGCGGCGGCAGCGGACGGCGATGGCGCCGCCGGCAGCGCTGCGGACACCGCCGCCGCCGCCGCCGCCGAACCCGCCGCCGCGCACCCCGGCTACCGGCTGATTCTGACCCGCGAAACACTGCAAGAATGGCTTGACAAACTGCAAGCCGCCGATGACTTCGCCTTCGACACCGAAACCACCGGCCTTGACTACATGCACGCCGAAATCGTCGGCCTGTCGTTCGCGGTCGGGGAGGGCGAGGCCGCCTACCTGCCGCTCGCGCACGACTACGAAGGCGCGCCCGCGCAACTGCCGCGCGAGGAGACGCTCGGCCAACTGCGCCCGCTCCTGGAAAGCGCCAAGCACGGCAAAATCGGCCACAACCTGAAATACGACCGCGAGGTGCTCGTCAACCACGGCATCCACCTCGACGGCATCCGCCACGACAGCATGCTGGAATCGTATGTCTATAACTCGGTCGCGGCGCGCCACGACCTCGCCGGCCTTTGCGAGAAGTATCTCGGCGTGCGCGCCACCCGCTACGAAGACATCGCCGGCAAGGGCGTCAAGCAAAAGCCGTTCAACCGTGTCGCGCTCAGGACCGCCTGCGACTACGCCGCCGCCGACGCCGACCTGAGCCTGCGCCTGCACCGTTTCCTGCAACCGCGCCTTGAACGCGAAAGCGGCCCGGCCTCGGTCTATCGCGACATTGAAATGCCGCTGTTGCCGGTGCTGGCCGACATCGAGCGCAAGGGCGTTTTGATCGCGCCCGAACCGCTGAAGCGCCAGAGCGCGGAACTGAGCGACGGCATGGAGGAAATCTCGCGCCAGGCGTTTGAACTCGCCGGGCGCGAATTCAACATGGATTCGCCGAAACAGATACAGGAAATCCTGTTTGAAGAGGCCGGCCTGCCGGTGACGCGCAAAACACCGAAAGGGCAGCCCTCGACGGCGGAGGATGTGTTGCAGGAACTGGCCGTTGACTATGAACTGCCGCGCGCCATCCTTGAATTCCGCTCGCTCAGCAAACTGAAGTCCACCTACACCGACAAACTGCCGGCGATGACGGACGCCGCCAGCGGGCGCGTGCACACTTGCTACCACCAGGCGGTGACCGCGACCGGCAGGCTTTCGTCGTCCGACCCCAACCTGCAGAACATTCCGGTGCGCACCGCGCAGGGGCGGCGCATCCGCCGCGCCTTCATCGCGCCCGACGGCTGCCAACTGATTGCCGCCGACTACTCGCAGATTGAGATGAGAATCATGGCGCACCTGTCGCGCGACAAAAACCTGCTGAAGGTGTTCGAGCGCGGCGGCGACATTCACACCGCGACCGCCGCCGAGGTGTTCTCCGTCAAGCCGGACAAGGTCGCGCCCGACCAGCGGCGCATCGCCAAGGCCATCAACTTCGGCCTCATCTACGGCATGTCGGCCTTCGGCCTTGCAAAGCAACTGGGCCTTGCGCGCGGCGCCGCGCAGGAATATGTGAACGCCTATTTCGCGCGCTACCCGGGCGTGGAATCCTACATGGAGCGCACGCGCAAAGAGGCGCGCGAACGCGGCTATGTCGAGACCATCTTCGGGCGGCGCCTGTACCTGCCGGAAATCAACGCAAAGAATGTCCACCGCCGCCGCTACGCCGAACGCACCGCCATCAACGCGCCGATGCAAGGCTCCGCCGCCGACATCATCAAGCGCGCCATGACCGACCTGCACGCCTGGCTGAAACGCAAAGGCAAAGGCGCCGCCATCATCATGCAGGTCCACGACGAACTGGTGCTTGAAGCCGCCCAGGACCGGGTGGAAGAAGTCATCACCCAATGCCGCAAACGAATGAGCGCCGCCGCCGATTTGGCGGTGCCGCTGACCGTGGATGCCGCCGCCGCAGACAACTGGGACGAGGCGCATTAG